A region of Oryzias latipes chromosome 18, ASM223467v1 DNA encodes the following proteins:
- the plaa gene encoding phospholipase A-2-activating protein isoform X2 has product MSSTNIYKLRCSIPGHEMDVRGVAPAAFPDGAFVSVSRDRTGRVWVPNSSPDRGFSEMLCMAGHSNFVSCVCIIAPSETYPRGLIATGGNDNIICIFSLDRPQPLYTLQGHKNTVCTLSSGKFGTLLSGSWDTTAKVWLNEKCMMTLQGHTAAVWAVLILPEQGLMLSGSADKTIKLWKAGRCERTFTGHEDCVRGLAVISSTEFFSCSNDTSIRRWLVTGECVQVYYSHTNYIYSLAVFPNSQDFISTGEDRTLRIWKQGECCQTIRLPAQSVWCCCILPNGDIAVGASDGIIRVFTHAEDRMASAEDLQAFEDELSKTTIDPKTGDLGDIKMEDLPGREHLNERGNRDGQTRLIKDGQKVEAYQWSVSDGRWMKIGDVVGGSNQQTSKNVTYEGKEYDYVFTIDVNEGGPSFKLPYNVTEDPWLTAHNFLQKNDLSPMFLDQVANFIIENTKGHVVGPAPPAGGDPFTGGGAYSSAALRQTSTNIYFPKTDGVTFDQANASQIISKLKELNGGAPPEHKLSEETVESLERLLLACGANSSEFPLTIQDINLLWKASHLPEDIVFPVLDIMRLAVRHPQVNENLCGEAEGVQLCNHLLSLMRPEGRPANQMLALRTLCNCFSGRHGRALLMAQRETVLSRAADLAAVCNKNIHVALATLVLNYAGCLHSQPDLEAKAQCLSVASRALETVQDKEAIFRLLVALGTTVFSDQTARDLARSLGVNSQISKFSSVSDPSKVGECCQLVLKELQ; this is encoded by the exons ATGAGTTCCACTAACATATATAAACTGAGATGTTCCATCCCGGGACACGAGATGGACGTAAGAGGAGTCGCACCAGCTGCTTTTCCGGATGGAGCCTTCGTGTCTGTGTCCAGAGACCGAACCGGAAGAGTCTGGGTCCCGAACTCAAG CCCAGATAGAGGTTTCTCTGAGATGCTATGTATGGCTGGCCATTCAAACTTTGTATCGTGCGTGTGCATCATTGCCCCCAGTGAAACATATCCCCGTGGACTGATTGCCACTGGTGGAAACGATAATATCATTTGTATTTTCTCACTGGACCGACCACAGCCTCTATATACTCTCCAGGGTCACAAAAATACAG TTTGCACTCTGTCCTCTGGGAAGTTCGGGACACTTCTGAGTGGTTCATGGGACACCACGGCTAAAGTGTGGCTTAATGAAAAGTGCATGATGACTTTGCAA GGACACACTGCAGCCGTGTGGGCAGTGTTGATCTTACCCGAGCAAGGCCTCATGCTTTCTGGATCAGCAGATAAGACCATAAAGCTTTGGAAGGCTGGCAGATGTGAGCGGACATTTACAG gTCATGAGGACTGCGTTAGGGGACTAGCAGTGATCAGCAGCACAGAGTTCTTCTCCTGCAGCAACGACACAAGTATCAGGAGGTGGCTGGTGACGGGCGAATGTGTGCAGGTCTACTACAGTCACACCAACTACATCTACAGCTTAGCCGTCTTCCCTAATAGCCAAG ATTTTATAAGCACAGGGGAAGACCGGACTTTACGGATATGGAAGCAAGGAGAGTGCTGTCAGACTATTCGTCTGCCTGCGCAGTCTGTCTGGTGCTGCTGCATTCTTCCTAATGGGGACATAGCAGTCGGTGCGAG CGACGGCATTATTCGGGTTTTCACGCACGCTGAGGACCGCATGGCGAGCGCAGAGGACCTGCAGGCCTTTGAGGACGAGCTCTCCAAAACCACTATTGACCCCAAAACAGGAGACCTTGGGGACATCAAAATGGAGGACCTGCCTGGAAGGGAACACCTCAATGAGCGTG GGAATCGCGACGGACAGACGAGGTTGATCAAAGACGGACAGAAGGTGGAAGCGTATCAGTGGAGTGTCAGCGACGGCCGCTGGATGAAAATCGGAGACGTAGTCGGAGGCTCAAACCAGCAAACATCCAAGAATGTGACGTATGAAGGAAAG GAGTACGACTACGTTTTCACCATCGACGTGAACGAGGGTGGGCCGTCCTTTAAGCTTCCTTACAACGTGACCGAGGACCCCTGGCTGACGGCGCACAACTTTCTACAGAAGAACGACCTCAGCCCCATGTTCCTCGACCAGGTGGCTAACTTTATCATTGAAAACACCAAAGGCCACGTGGTGGGACCAGCTCCGCCTGCCGGTGGCGACCCATTCACTG GAGGAGGAGCTTACTCTTCAGCAGCTCTGAGACAAACGTCCACCAACATCTACTTCCCCAAGACGGATGGCGTGACGTTTGACCAGGCCAATGCCTCCCAGATCATCT CCAAGTTGAAGGAGCTGAATGGAGGAGCCCCTCCAGAACACAAGCTCTCTGAGGAAACTGTAGAAAGCCTGGAGAGACTGCTGCTAGCGTGTGGAGCCAACTCTTCTGAATTTCCACTCACTATTCAGGACATCAACCTGCTGTGGAAGGCTTCACACTTGCCTGAAG ACATAGTCTTCCCCGTCCTGGATATTATGAGGCTGGCGGTGCGCCATCCGCAGGTTAATGAGAATCTCTGTGGAGAAGCAGAGGGAGTCCAACTGTGCAACCACCTGCTGAGCCTAATGAGGCCCGAGGGCCGTCCTGCCAACCAGATGCTAGCTCTGCGGACTCTGTGCAACTGCTTCAGCGGAAGGCACGGCCGCGCTCTCCTCATGGCCCAGCGGGAGACGGTGCTGTCGCGCGCTGCCGACTTGGCCGCCGTCTGCAATAAGAACATCCACGTCGCCCTGGCCACTTTGGTGCTCAACTACGCCGGCTGCCTGCACAGTCAGCCCGATCTGGAGGCCAAGGCGCAGTGCCTGTCTGTGGCCAGCAGGGCGCTGGAGACGGTGCAAGACAAGGAGGCTATTTTCAGGCTGCTGGTGGCCTTAGGAACCACTGTGTTCTCAGATCAGACAGCCCGGGACTTAGCACGCTCTTTGGGCGTCAACTCTCAGATTTCCAAATTCTCTTCAGTTTCTGATCCCTCCAAAGTGGGCGAATGCTGCCAGCTGGTTTTAAAAGAACTGCAATGA
- the plaa gene encoding phospholipase A-2-activating protein isoform X1, whose product MSSTNIYKLRCSIPGHEMDVRGVAPAAFPDGAFVSVSRDRTGRVWVPNSSPDRGFSEMLCMAGHSNFVSCVCIIAPSETYPRGLIATGGNDNIICIFSLDRPQPLYTLQGHKNTVCTLSSGKFGTLLSGSWDTTAKVWLNEKCMMTLQGHTAAVWAVLILPEQGLMLSGSADKTIKLWKAGRCERTFTGHEDCVRGLAVISSTEFFSCSNDTSIRRWLVTGECVQVYYSHTNYIYSLAVFPNSQDFISTGEDRTLRIWKQGECCQTIRLPAQSVWCCCILPNGDIAVGASDGIIRVFTHAEDRMASAEDLQAFEDELSKTTIDPKTGDLGDIKMEDLPGREHLNERGNRDGQTRLIKDGQKVEAYQWSVSDGRWMKIGDVVGGSNQQTSKNVTYEGKEYDYVFTIDVNEGGPSFKLPYNVTEDPWLTAHNFLQKNDLSPMFLDQVANFIIENTKGHVVGPAPPAGGDPFTGGARYIPGSSNDRDSAGADPFTGAGRYIPGSGTNTSAPVGVADPFTGGGAYSSAALRQTSTNIYFPKTDGVTFDQANASQIISKLKELNGGAPPEHKLSEETVESLERLLLACGANSSEFPLTIQDINLLWKASHLPEDIVFPVLDIMRLAVRHPQVNENLCGEAEGVQLCNHLLSLMRPEGRPANQMLALRTLCNCFSGRHGRALLMAQRETVLSRAADLAAVCNKNIHVALATLVLNYAGCLHSQPDLEAKAQCLSVASRALETVQDKEAIFRLLVALGTTVFSDQTARDLARSLGVNSQISKFSSVSDPSKVGECCQLVLKELQ is encoded by the exons ATGAGTTCCACTAACATATATAAACTGAGATGTTCCATCCCGGGACACGAGATGGACGTAAGAGGAGTCGCACCAGCTGCTTTTCCGGATGGAGCCTTCGTGTCTGTGTCCAGAGACCGAACCGGAAGAGTCTGGGTCCCGAACTCAAG CCCAGATAGAGGTTTCTCTGAGATGCTATGTATGGCTGGCCATTCAAACTTTGTATCGTGCGTGTGCATCATTGCCCCCAGTGAAACATATCCCCGTGGACTGATTGCCACTGGTGGAAACGATAATATCATTTGTATTTTCTCACTGGACCGACCACAGCCTCTATATACTCTCCAGGGTCACAAAAATACAG TTTGCACTCTGTCCTCTGGGAAGTTCGGGACACTTCTGAGTGGTTCATGGGACACCACGGCTAAAGTGTGGCTTAATGAAAAGTGCATGATGACTTTGCAA GGACACACTGCAGCCGTGTGGGCAGTGTTGATCTTACCCGAGCAAGGCCTCATGCTTTCTGGATCAGCAGATAAGACCATAAAGCTTTGGAAGGCTGGCAGATGTGAGCGGACATTTACAG gTCATGAGGACTGCGTTAGGGGACTAGCAGTGATCAGCAGCACAGAGTTCTTCTCCTGCAGCAACGACACAAGTATCAGGAGGTGGCTGGTGACGGGCGAATGTGTGCAGGTCTACTACAGTCACACCAACTACATCTACAGCTTAGCCGTCTTCCCTAATAGCCAAG ATTTTATAAGCACAGGGGAAGACCGGACTTTACGGATATGGAAGCAAGGAGAGTGCTGTCAGACTATTCGTCTGCCTGCGCAGTCTGTCTGGTGCTGCTGCATTCTTCCTAATGGGGACATAGCAGTCGGTGCGAG CGACGGCATTATTCGGGTTTTCACGCACGCTGAGGACCGCATGGCGAGCGCAGAGGACCTGCAGGCCTTTGAGGACGAGCTCTCCAAAACCACTATTGACCCCAAAACAGGAGACCTTGGGGACATCAAAATGGAGGACCTGCCTGGAAGGGAACACCTCAATGAGCGTG GGAATCGCGACGGACAGACGAGGTTGATCAAAGACGGACAGAAGGTGGAAGCGTATCAGTGGAGTGTCAGCGACGGCCGCTGGATGAAAATCGGAGACGTAGTCGGAGGCTCAAACCAGCAAACATCCAAGAATGTGACGTATGAAGGAAAG GAGTACGACTACGTTTTCACCATCGACGTGAACGAGGGTGGGCCGTCCTTTAAGCTTCCTTACAACGTGACCGAGGACCCCTGGCTGACGGCGCACAACTTTCTACAGAAGAACGACCTCAGCCCCATGTTCCTCGACCAGGTGGCTAACTTTATCATTGAAAACACCAAAGGCCACGTGGTGGGACCAGCTCCGCCTGCCGGTGGCGACCCATTCACTG GAGGAGCTCGATATATTCCCGGCTCGTCTAATGACAGAGACAGCGCTGGAGCAGATCCCTTCACGG GGGCGGGTCGGTACATCCCAGGGTCGGGCACCAACACAAGTGCTCCTGTTGGTGTGGCTGACCCATTCACTG GAGGAGGAGCTTACTCTTCAGCAGCTCTGAGACAAACGTCCACCAACATCTACTTCCCCAAGACGGATGGCGTGACGTTTGACCAGGCCAATGCCTCCCAGATCATCT CCAAGTTGAAGGAGCTGAATGGAGGAGCCCCTCCAGAACACAAGCTCTCTGAGGAAACTGTAGAAAGCCTGGAGAGACTGCTGCTAGCGTGTGGAGCCAACTCTTCTGAATTTCCACTCACTATTCAGGACATCAACCTGCTGTGGAAGGCTTCACACTTGCCTGAAG ACATAGTCTTCCCCGTCCTGGATATTATGAGGCTGGCGGTGCGCCATCCGCAGGTTAATGAGAATCTCTGTGGAGAAGCAGAGGGAGTCCAACTGTGCAACCACCTGCTGAGCCTAATGAGGCCCGAGGGCCGTCCTGCCAACCAGATGCTAGCTCTGCGGACTCTGTGCAACTGCTTCAGCGGAAGGCACGGCCGCGCTCTCCTCATGGCCCAGCGGGAGACGGTGCTGTCGCGCGCTGCCGACTTGGCCGCCGTCTGCAATAAGAACATCCACGTCGCCCTGGCCACTTTGGTGCTCAACTACGCCGGCTGCCTGCACAGTCAGCCCGATCTGGAGGCCAAGGCGCAGTGCCTGTCTGTGGCCAGCAGGGCGCTGGAGACGGTGCAAGACAAGGAGGCTATTTTCAGGCTGCTGGTGGCCTTAGGAACCACTGTGTTCTCAGATCAGACAGCCCGGGACTTAGCACGCTCTTTGGGCGTCAACTCTCAGATTTCCAAATTCTCTTCAGTTTCTGATCCCTCCAAAGTGGGCGAATGCTGCCAGCTGGTTTTAAAAGAACTGCAATGA
- the zdhhc21 gene encoding palmitoyltransferase ZDHHC21: MKLRLHFVVDPMGWLCISLVFGIWFYNTLFVPKLVLLPHYDEGHIPWALVVCYYIASALCLMALVRASTADPGRLPVDPHIPHSEREQWELCNKCNLMRPKRSHHCSRCGHCVRRMDHHCPWINNCVGEDNHWLFLQLCFYAQVLSFFTLVLDFCQYYYFQPLTRLDQEKFTTQHELALLRVSALMGVVMLAGMSSLFYTQMAGILSDMTTIEKMSHFSNETFGTKRSWQWALAEVCGTRWKLLWLLPLRSRKPLLASHASRSLL; encoded by the exons ATGAAGCTTCGCCTGCACTTTGTGGTGGACCCAATGGGCTGGTTGTGTATCAGTCTTGTGTTTGGGATCTGGTTTTACAACACTTTGTTCGTTCCCAAGTTGGTTCTGCTCCCTCActatgatgaaggacatattcCGTGGGCCTTAGTTGTTT GTTACTACATAGCATCAGCGCTCTGCTTGATGGCGTTGGTCAGAGCTTCCACTGCAGACCCCGGCCGGCTTCCCGTGGACCCGCACATACCTCACTCCG AGAGGGAGCAGTGGGAGCTGTGCAATAAGTGCAACCTCATGAGACCCAAAAGGTCGCATCACTGCAGTCGATGTGGTCACTGTGTGCGCAGGATGGACCATCACTGTCCctg GATTAACAACTGTGTGGGAGAAGACAACCACTGGCTCTTCCTGCAGCTGTGCTTCTACGCTCAGGTCCTCAGTTTCTTCACTCTAGTGCTGGATTTCTGCCAGTACTACTATTTCCAGCCGCTGACCCGGCTCGACCAg GAAAAGTTTACCACGCAACACGAGCTGGCGCTGCTCAGAGTCTCCGCCCTCATGGGCGTGGTCATGCTTGCCGGCATGTCCAGCTTGTTTTACACTCAGATGGCAGGGATCCTCTCA GATATGACCACCATTGAAAAAATGTCTCACTTCTCCAATGAAAC GTTTGGCACGAAGCGGTCCTGGCAGTGGGCTCTGGCTGAAGTTTGCGGCACGCGCTGGAAGCTGCTGTGGCTCCTCCCGCTCCGAAGCAGAAAGCCGCTTCTTGCCAGCCACGCTTCCCGGTCCCTCTTGTAA